The Chlorocebus sabaeus isolate Y175 chromosome 6, mChlSab1.0.hap1, whole genome shotgun sequence genome has a segment encoding these proteins:
- the LOC140711880 gene encoding pancreatic progenitor cell differentiation and proliferation factor-like isoform X1: MAAIPSSGSLVATHDYYRRRLGSTSSNSSCSSTECPGEAIPHPPGLPKADPGHWWASFFFGKSTLPFMATVLESAEHPEPPQASSSMTTGGLARDARRKQPGGQSSTASAGPPS; this comes from the coding sequence ATGGCGGCCATCCCCTCCAGCGGCTCGCTCGTGGCCACCCACGACTACTACCGGCGCCGCCTGGGTTCCACTTCCAGCAACAGCTCCTGCAGCAGTACCGAGTGCCCCGGGGAAGCCATTCCCCACCCCCCAGGTCTCCCCAAGGCTGACCCGGGTCACTGGTGGGCCAGCTTCTTTTTCGGGAAGTCCACCCTCCCGTTCATGGCCACGGTGTTGGAGTCCGCAGAGCACCCGGAACCCCCCCAGGCCTCCAGCAGCATGACCACCGGTGGCCTGGCTCGGGACGCCCGGAGGAAGCAGCCCGGCGGTCAGTCCAGCACAGCCAGCGCTGGACCCCCGTCCTGA
- the LOC140711880 gene encoding pancreatic progenitor cell differentiation and proliferation factor-like isoform X2, with product MAAIPSSGSLVATHDYYRRRLGSTSSNSSCSSTECPGEAIPHPPASFSGSPPSRSWPRCWSPQSTRNPPRPPAA from the exons ATGGCGGCCATCCCCTCCAGCGGCTCGCTCGTGGCCACCCACGACTACTACCGGCGCCGCCTGGGTTCCACTTCCAGCAACAGCTCCTGCAGCAGTACCGAGTGCCCCGGGGAAGCCATTCCCCACCCCCCAG CTTCTTTTTCGGGAAGTCCACCCTCCCGTTCATGGCCACGGTGTTGGAGTCCGCAGAGCACCCGGAACCCCCCCAGGCCTCCAGCAGCATGA